In Columba livia isolate bColLiv1 breed racing homer chromosome Z, bColLiv1.pat.W.v2, whole genome shotgun sequence, one DNA window encodes the following:
- the LOC110362648 gene encoding SUN domain-containing protein 3-like: protein MVMALYFQHRIAPGNCWAFQGSQGHVVIRLPVEVWPTAFSVWHISEAVSTSGEVSDAPKDFAVFGVDEAGAETLLGTFTYDVNKMVAQTFHVQRQLPKTFRYIKFQVESNWGNPEYTCVYRVQVHGKRAGQDGDRQALQII, encoded by the exons atggtcatggctttgtactttcagcaccgtattgcccctgggaactgctgggctttcCAAGGATCTCAAGGCCACGTGGTCATCCGGTTGCCCGTAGAGGTCTGGCCAACGGCTTTCAGCGTCTGGCATATCTCTGAGGCAGTGTCGACTTCTGGGGAAGTCAGCGATGCCCCAAAAGATTTTGCCGTCTTT GGAGTggatgaggctggggcagaaactCTCCTGGGGACGTTCACCTATGACGTGAACAAGATGGTTGCTCAGACGTTCCATGTGCAG AGGCAGCTTCCCAAGACCTTCCGGTACATCAAATTCCAGGTggagagcaactggggaaatcCAGAGTACACCTGTGTGTACCGAGTACAGGTGCACGGGAAGAGAGCCGGACAGGATGGCGACCGGCAGGCACTACAGATCATTTAG